GTGCATCCGCATGCACCGGGATTAAATTCGTTTGACCTTCAATTTGATGCTGTTTTTGCATCGCCAAAAACTTTTCACGCGTCCGCTCAATGGCAATCAATTGAGATTTCGGATTTTGAGCACTAAATAACAGCGCATGTTTCCCTTTTCCAGCCCCAATTTCGATGCAAACAGGCGTATTGGCTATTTTTTTGAAATCACGAGGAGCGTGCATACGCTGCGCTTGAAATTGACGAATCGGCATAATCAGATCAAACTAAGAAAATCGGCACAAGTCTAGCAACTCTAGATTGGTTTGCCTATTTTGTTCTTTGCTTAAAATTGGATTCTACGATGTCTAAAAATTTTCCTTGTCCACGATGTGGTCTTCCAAGTACATGGACTGATAATGAATTTCGACCATTTTGTTCTGAGCGATGCAAACTGATTGACCTAGGTGCTTGGGCAAACGATGAATATACCTTGCCGACTGAAGACTCTCCGCATGAAAATGAGATGCCCGACCAGTATTAGTCGTTCTTCGCACATAAAGTTACAAAAAATGTATCTAATACAATGAAGTCTTACAAATATGACATCATGTGATCATGAATATTGACCATAATTGTTTGATCTGCTGATCAATTGTGAGAAAGTTAATGAATATTTTATTCCATGTGCTTTTTTTTAGCTTTATTGGATTAAGCCTTGTTTTCATTGTACTAGGCGTATCTAACGTTGATGCTATGCTACTGAGTATTGCAGTGTTATTTGCAATTTGCGCAGTACTGATTGGACTAGAAAATAAACAACAATTACAAAATCCTTTTCGTAAGTAATCATCTATTTTCGCTGGACGGTTTATCTATTTTAGTAACGTGTGCCAAGCAATTTATAAATTGTTATAAATAACCCAAAAAATAGTGATTTGTGTTTATTTATTTTACGATAGTGTGATATGTATCATATTAAAATAAAAATAATGATTATGTTCTCCTATACAGTTACAGCACTTTTCTCACTCACGACTGTTTTTTTCTTATTGAGTCTATATTTTGTAGGATGGGGTGTTTACTCAACTGATCTTGTACTCATGATTATTGCTGCTTTATTTGCTCTGGCAGGTTTATTGTTTCAACTTGAAATGCGGGAATACTGGTTAAACCCGTTTACAGATTAAACATTCGAACTAAAATTTAGCCTGCTCGACTAGCCACAAAAGGATTAAATTGCTTTTCGTGACCAATGGTACTGATCGGTCCATGTCCGGAGATAAATTGAGTTTCATCAGGTAAAGTAAAACATTCTCTTCGAATTGAATCAAGAAGCTGCTCGTGGTTTCCTTTTGGAAAATCGGTACGACCAATCGAACCCTTAAACAGAACATCCCCTGTCCAAAGTAAGCCATAATTTTGATTGTAGAACATCACATGCCCTGGGGTATGTCCGGGTGCAAAGCGAACCTCAAACTGCTCACTTCCTAAACTTAACACCTCACCACCTTCTAGCCATTGATTGACAATGACAGGTTCCGGTATCGGAAAACCATAACGTGCTGATACCTCTTGAATCATATCGAGCCAGAAAGCATCTTCTTTATGTGGTCCAATAACAGGTACATTCCATTCTTTTACCAATGCACCCACAGCACCCGCATGATCTAAATGTCCATGGGTCAGCCACAATGCCTTCACTTTTAAACCCAGCTCATCAATGTGCTTTTTTAATTTTTCAGGCTCACCACCGGCATCGATTAATATCGCTTCTTTCGTTTCATTATCCCAAACAATAGAACAATTTTGCGCAAAGGCAGTAACCGGAACAATTTTAACTTGAAGCATAATGAGTACCTTAGTGCTGAGCTGATTGAAGCGTAAATTTTAAAGCATCAAGTTGGACTTGAATCAATTGAGTGAGCAATTGAATATGCAGTTCATCGGTATTTAAAGCTGGAATATAAGTATAGTCTTGACCGCCAGCAGCCTTGAAGGTTTCTGCATTTTCCACAGCCAACTCTTCCAGCGTTTCCAAACAGTCCGCTGAAAATGCAGGACTCAAAACTTGAACTGATTTAACCCCCTGTTTACCCCATTCTGTTAATAACACATCTGTATAGGGTTTAATCCACTCTTGTTTACCAAATCTGGACTGAAAGCTGATTGCCCATTCATCGTCATTTAAGCCCAAAGCTTGGGCAACCTTTTGCGCAGTAACATGACAACGATCTGCATAGGGATCACCTTTGTCTGCATAAGGCTGTGGAATGCCGTGAAAAGACATTAATAATTTTTCAGGTTTCCCATGTATCGTTTGATATTGTAAAACACTGTGTTTAAGCGCTTGAATAAACTGCGGATGCTGGTAATAATCGCGCTGAATGCTTAGACCAGGCAGATTACGTTGTTTCAGTATCCATTTTGAAACAGCATCATATAAAGGCGCAGTCGAGGTCGCTGAATACTGGGGAAACAGTGGTATGAGCACGATATGATCTTGTGGGTTCTGAGTCAGCATCTCAAGCACTGAAGTAATGCCAGGATTTCCATAGGTCATGGCAGACACGATGTTCAGATCAAAATCCGATTGATAGGGCTGTAATTTTTTTTGGACTAGAGCGACTTGTTTAAATAAAATCTCACGCATGGGTGAGTCTGTATTCCAAACTTCAGCATAGGCCTTAGATACGTATTTCGGGCGAAATGGAAGCACAAAACAGTGGAGAATAATTTTCCACAACAGGGGTGGAATCTCGATTACACGTTGATCAGATAAAAATTGTTTTAGAAAAGCACGAACTGCCGGAACCGTAGGTGCATCCGGTGTCCCAAGATTTGCAAGAATGACGGTCACTTTCGGTTTGGATTCGGACATTTTTACCACATCATTATTCGATATTTAAACTTGAATTACTTTAGCAGAATCTGAGTAAAACGCTGTTTTAAATTATGCCTATTTAAATAATTTTAGAATGACGATCTAACAGTGTAGTACTACGAATGGCGGCTGCAGACTTATCGGTCAATTTCCACAGTAAACGCTGACGGTCATCTCGTCCTACAGGGACGATCCAATCATTCTGACGCATTTGCTGTTTAATGGTATGTAATGAACGTACATTAATTTGTGATCGAGAAACTGCATGCGCACGAGGCATTTGCTTTTGCGCATCGACTAAAGCTGTCTCATTTAAATAATGATTGAGTACTTTCGAGAAATATTCTTCTGGTAATGCTTGCTCGAATGCAGCAGATAGAATTTTAAGAATCTCAGCCCA
This genomic window from Acinetobacter sp. TGL-Y2 contains:
- a CDS encoding MBL fold metallo-hydrolase encodes the protein MLQVKIVPVTAFAQNCSIVWDNETKEAILIDAGGEPEKLKKHIDELGLKVKALWLTHGHLDHAGAVGALVKEWNVPVIGPHKEDAFWLDMIQEVSARYGFPIPEPVIVNQWLEGGEVLSLGSEQFEVRFAPGHTPGHVMFYNQNYGLLWTGDVLFKGSIGRTDFPKGNHEQLLDSIRRECFTLPDETQFISGHGPISTIGHEKQFNPFVASRAG
- the hemH gene encoding ferrochelatase — encoded protein: MSESKPKVTVILANLGTPDAPTVPAVRAFLKQFLSDQRVIEIPPLLWKIILHCFVLPFRPKYVSKAYAEVWNTDSPMREILFKQVALVQKKLQPYQSDFDLNIVSAMTYGNPGITSVLEMLTQNPQDHIVLIPLFPQYSATSTAPLYDAVSKWILKQRNLPGLSIQRDYYQHPQFIQALKHSVLQYQTIHGKPEKLLMSFHGIPQPYADKGDPYADRCHVTAQKVAQALGLNDDEWAISFQSRFGKQEWIKPYTDVLLTEWGKQGVKSVQVLSPAFSADCLETLEELAVENAETFKAAGGQDYTYIPALNTDELHIQLLTQLIQVQLDALKFTLQSAQH
- a CDS encoding DNA gyrase inhibitor YacG; translated protein: MSKNFPCPRCGLPSTWTDNEFRPFCSERCKLIDLGAWANDEYTLPTEDSPHENEMPDQY